A single genomic interval of Daucus carota subsp. sativus chromosome 1, DH1 v3.0, whole genome shotgun sequence harbors:
- the LOC108208138 gene encoding small GTPase LIP1 isoform X2, giving the protein MFWRGSEREIKEQNGGPPCGQVRVLVVGDSGVGKTSLVHLILKGSSCARPTQTVGCTVGVKHTTYGTAGGSSNSINGDAERDFFVELWDVSGHERYKDCRSLFYTQINGVIFVHDLSQRRTKTSLQKWAVEVAANGTFSAPLGSGGPGGLPVPYIVIGNKADIAAKEGSRGSSGNLVDVAMQWVEKQGLLSSGDELPVTDSFPGGGGLVALIRRRYFADELPAASPWVTPVRSSSQSGENLSDEDHLYKSTSLPYNVLPPLPAQRNLTPPPTLCPQQPMSTPDIKYTSIPRFAATSANEYNTVARSKRTDINV; this is encoded by the exons ATGTTTTGGAGGGGGAGTGAAAGGGAGATTAAAGAGCAGAATGGCGGGCCACCTTGCGGACAGGTTCGAGTGCTTGTTGTAGGCGACTCGG GTGTGGGAAAAACATCTCTTGTTCATCTAATTCTGAAAGGTTCTTCCTGTGCACGTCCTACTCAAACAGTTGGCTGTACTGTTGGTGTGAAA CATACCACGTATGGAACTGCTGGTGGATCTTCCAATAGCATTAACGGTGATGCAGAGAGAGATTTTTTTGTTGAACTTTGGGATGTGTCTGGACATGAGAGATACAAAGACTGCCGTTCTCTTTTCTATACACAAATTAATG GCGTTATTTTTGTCCATGATCTCTCTCAGAGAAGGACAAAAACAAGTCTGCAGAAGTGGGCGGTTGAAGTTGCAGCAAATGGTACGTTTTCAGCTCCCCTAGGGTCTGGAGGTCCAGGTGGCCTTCCTGTCCCGTACATTGTGATTGGTAACAAAGCAGATATTGCTGCTAAAGAAGGTTCAAGAGGAAGCAGTGGCAATCTTGTAGATGTTGCTATGCAGTGGGTGGAGAAACAGGGTTTGCTTTCATCAGGTGATGAACTTCCTGTGACTGATAGTTTTCCTGGTGGTGGAGGCCTTGTAGCG TTGATCAGGAGGAGAtactttgctgatgaacttccTGCAGCAAGCCCATGGGTTACCCCAGTAAGGAGCTCATCACAGTCCGGAGAGAATTTGAGTGACGAAGATCATTTGTATAAAAGCACAAG TCTCCCATACAATGTACTTCCACCACTTCCAGCACAGCGAAATCTTACACCTCCGCCTACGCTTTGTCCTCAGCAGCCCATGTCAACACCTGACATCAAGTACACAAGCATCCCAAGATTTGCAGCTACGAGTGCCAATGAGTATAATACTGTTGCTAGATCTAAGCGTACAGATATTAACGTCTGA
- the LOC108208138 gene encoding small GTPase LIP1 isoform X1, protein MFWRGSEREIKEQNGGPPCGQVRVLVVGDSGVGKTSLVHLILKGSSCARPTQTVGCTVGVKHTTYGTAGGSSNSINGDAERDFFVELWDVSGHERYKDCRSLFYTQINGVIFVHDLSQRRTKTSLQKWAVEVAANGTFSAPLGSGGPGGLPVPYIVIGNKADIAAKEGSRGSSGNLVDVAMQWVEKQGLLSSGDELPVTDSFPGGGGLVAAAKGARYDKEAVMKFFRMLIRRRYFADELPAASPWVTPVRSSSQSGENLSDEDHLYKSTSLPYNVLPPLPAQRNLTPPPTLCPQQPMSTPDIKYTSIPRFAATSANEYNTVARSKRTDINV, encoded by the exons ATGTTTTGGAGGGGGAGTGAAAGGGAGATTAAAGAGCAGAATGGCGGGCCACCTTGCGGACAGGTTCGAGTGCTTGTTGTAGGCGACTCGG GTGTGGGAAAAACATCTCTTGTTCATCTAATTCTGAAAGGTTCTTCCTGTGCACGTCCTACTCAAACAGTTGGCTGTACTGTTGGTGTGAAA CATACCACGTATGGAACTGCTGGTGGATCTTCCAATAGCATTAACGGTGATGCAGAGAGAGATTTTTTTGTTGAACTTTGGGATGTGTCTGGACATGAGAGATACAAAGACTGCCGTTCTCTTTTCTATACACAAATTAATG GCGTTATTTTTGTCCATGATCTCTCTCAGAGAAGGACAAAAACAAGTCTGCAGAAGTGGGCGGTTGAAGTTGCAGCAAATGGTACGTTTTCAGCTCCCCTAGGGTCTGGAGGTCCAGGTGGCCTTCCTGTCCCGTACATTGTGATTGGTAACAAAGCAGATATTGCTGCTAAAGAAGGTTCAAGAGGAAGCAGTGGCAATCTTGTAGATGTTGCTATGCAGTGGGTGGAGAAACAGGGTTTGCTTTCATCAGGTGATGAACTTCCTGTGACTGATAGTTTTCCTGGTGGTGGAGGCCTTGTAGCG GCTGCCAAGGGAGCGCGGTATGACAAGGAAGCCGTGATGAAGTTTTTCCGAATG TTGATCAGGAGGAGAtactttgctgatgaacttccTGCAGCAAGCCCATGGGTTACCCCAGTAAGGAGCTCATCACAGTCCGGAGAGAATTTGAGTGACGAAGATCATTTGTATAAAAGCACAAG TCTCCCATACAATGTACTTCCACCACTTCCAGCACAGCGAAATCTTACACCTCCGCCTACGCTTTGTCCTCAGCAGCCCATGTCAACACCTGACATCAAGTACACAAGCATCCCAAGATTTGCAGCTACGAGTGCCAATGAGTATAATACTGTTGCTAGATCTAAGCGTACAGATATTAACGTCTGA
- the LOC108204689 gene encoding pentatricopeptide repeat-containing protein At4g37170-like: MRAAVSNWRQKTLNLSCAQTHHLAASADQTTPKTFFNCDSHVKHLCNDRKFSEAIHILCKNKRLSEAIELLSRIDRPSPAIYSTLLQLCIQQRAVDLGKKVHDHAENNVGFRAGIVICNRLLDLYCKCGCVGDARKVFDEMSERDVCSWNIMVSGYVKAGDLGGARGLFDEMPERDYFSWNAMVSGYVRYDQAGEGLKLFRVMEKNGDLGSSKFVVSSALSACSAARCLRSGKEIHGHIVRTGLDSDEVVWSSLSDMYGKCGSIDDARHIFDKSLNRDVVSWTAMIDRYFEDGRKEEGFKLFMELLSSGIRPNEFTFAGVLNACTSQSAEYLGKQVHGHMIRIGCDPSSFATSTLVHMYSKLGNMENAYRVFKDILEPDLVSWTSLINGYAQNGQPHEALRLFELLLKSGNKPDHVTFIGVLSACTHAGLVDRGLEYFHSIKEKHGLKYTADHYACVVDLLGRSGRFKEAEDIIVSMPMKPDKFLWASLLGGCRIHGNIELAKRAAEALFQIEPDNPATYVTLANIYATAGKWDEVAKLRKVMNDKGVVKKPGISWTEIKGKVHTFMVGDKSHPYSTKIYDYLSELFRRMKEEGYNPETDYVLHDVEDEQKEQNIFYHSEKLAVAFGIIATPQGTTIKVFKNLRTCVDCHTSFKYISKIVKRKIIVRDSTRFHCFEGGSCSCKDYW, from the coding sequence ATGAGAGCTGCTGTTTCAAATTGGCGCCAAAAAACATTAAACTTGTCTTGTGCTCAAACTCATCATCTAGCTGCTTCTGCTGATCAAACAACTCCCAAGACATTCTTCAACTGCGATTCCCATGTTAAACACTTGTGTAATGACAGGAAATTCTCGGAAGCCATTCACATTTTGTGTAAAAACAAGCGATTATCCGAAGCAATTGAGCTGTTAAGCCGTATTGATCGGCCTTCTCCGGCGATATATTCGACTCTCTTGCAGCTCTGTATACAGCAGAGAGCGGTTGATTTGGGTAAAAAAGTGCATGATCATGCGGAGAATAATGTGGGTTTTAGAGCTGGGATTGTGATATGTAATCGTTTGTTGGATTTGTATTGTAAATGTGGGTGTGTTGGGGATGCGcggaaggtgtttgatgaaatgtctgAGAGAGATGTGTGTTCTTGGAATATAATGGTATCTGGGTATGTGAAAGCGGGGGATTTGGGGGGTGCTAGGGggttgtttgatgaaatgccggAGAGGGATTATTTTTCATGGAATGCGATGGTTTCGGGGTATGTGAGGTATGATCAGGCGGGTGAGGGGTTGAAGTTGTTTAGGGTGATGGAGAAGAATGGGGATTTGGGGAGTAGTAAGTTTGTGGTTTCGAGTGCTCTTTCGGCTTGTTCTGCTGCGAGATGTTTGCGTTCTGGGAAGGAGATTCATGGGCATATAGTGAGGACGGGGTTGGATTCTGATGAAGTGGTGTGGAGTTCGTTGTCCGATATGTATGGGAAATGTGGTAGTATAGATGATGCAAGGCATATATTTGACAAATCTTTGAATAGAGATGTTGTTTCGTGGACAGCAATGATTGATAGGTACTTTGAGGATGGAAGGAAGGAAGAGGggtttaaattatttatggagTTGTTAAGTTCGGGGATTAGACCAAATGAGTTTACTTTTGCTGGGGTTTTAAATGCTTGTACAAGTCAATCTGCAGAATATCTGGGGAAACAAGTTCATGGCCATATGATTCGGATTGGGTGTGATCCGTCATCATTTGCAACTAGCACACTGGTCCACATGTATTCCAAGTTGGGAAACATGGAGAATGCTTATAGGGTTTTCAAAGACATACTGGAGCCTGACCTGGTTTCATGGACTTCTTTAATCAATGGATATGCTCAGAATGGTCAACCTCATGAAGCTCTTCGGTTATTCGAGTTGCTTCTTAAGTCTGGTAATAAACCCGATCACGTTACTTTCATTGGAGTTCTCTCTGCTTGCACCCATGCTGGTCTAGTTGACAGAGGGCTAGAGTATTTCCACTCAATAAAAGAGAAACATGGTTTAAAATACACTGCAGATCACTATGCTTGTGTTGTTGATCTCCTGGGTCGTTCTGGCAGATTTAAAGAGGCTGAAGATATCATTGTAAGCATGCCCATGAAACCAGATAAGTTTCTTTGGGCTTCCTTGCTTGGTGGTTGCAGAATTCATGGAAATATAGAATTGGCAAAACGAGCAGCTGAAGCGTTATTTCAGATTGAACCTGATAATCCAGCTACTTATGTTACTCTTGCAAATATTTATGCCACTGCTGGTAAATGGGATGAAGTGGCAAAACTCAGAAAGGTTATGAATGACAAAGGAGTTGTCAAGAAACCAGGTATTAGTTGGACAGAGATCAAAGGAAAAGTCCACACTTTCATGGTGGGAGATAAATCCCACCCATATTCTACTAAAATATACGACTATCTGTCAGAACTGTTCAGAAGAATGAAGGAAGAAGGGTATAATCCCGAGACAGACTATGTGCTGCATGATGTAGAAGACGAACAAAAGGAGCAAAATATATTCTACCATAGTGAGAAGCTCGCAGTTGCATTTGGAATTATTGCTACTCCACAGGGAACCACAATTAAAGTTTTTAAGAACTTAAGAACTTGTGTTGATTGCCATACCtcattcaaatatatctccaaaaTTGTTAAGAGAAAAATAATAGTAAGGGATTCAACCCGATTCCATTGTTTTGAGGGAGGAAGCTGTTCTTGCAAAGACTATTGGTGA